A section of the Ciona intestinalis chromosome 4, KH, whole genome shotgun sequence genome encodes:
- the LOC778732 gene encoding POU domain, class 2, transcription factor 1 isoform X1, translated as MSKATESATKERCAEGAINLSKNSRSSSVDSNNDVPEDLTGNRLKKTNGLHEKSNSNLIFVPQSIVEQHNSGQNLSAHTTATQPIPPYLHHQRVNSETGKRSYPEDDVLSIDNESEDQYQPSPDDINDLDMHRGHGYDLEEAKQLEQLELFAKDFKQKRIKMGFTQGDVGQAMGCLYGNDFSQTTISRFEALNLSFKNMIKLKPMLERWLLDANNVLRESKDGQSVVIPTPIQLDPISISRKRKKRTSIDAKKRTTLDKQFERNPKPSSEDLQAIAEECKMEKEVVRVWFCNRRQKQKRISQHEQQVHEEMSPPDSPRNMVVPTTSYSVPWQFPSNEDEPSTSNNIRRQPAKVNEISPIATVKSFTQPQIKQENHKSSMSSTPLPSLFPHQMLPSNPNQVSSTLLISSAAVTKSKEIFQAVSARDPKHNADTGLGAALPSHLLPQHTLDNMAYNPRLVQPNHSRLQSKQSITSVPIPATTVLNSLFSFGNSFPMSSNVQQARMPTNCVNTAFTMNSKSSSES; from the exons ACTGGCAACAGGCTCAAGAAAACCAACGGCCTTCATGAAAAGAGTAACTCGAATTTAATCTTCGTACCTCAAAGTATAGTGGAACAGCATAATTCAG gtCAGAATCTCTCAGCGCATACAACCGCAACGCAACCGATTCCACCTTATCTACACCACCAACGTGTAAACTCAGAAACTGGTAAACGTTCGTATCCAGAGGACGACGTGCTTTCCATCGATAACGAGAGTGAGGACCAATACCAA cCTTCACCTGATGATATAAACGATCTGGATATGCACAGAGGACATGGATATGATTTG GAAGAAGCAAAGCAGTTGGAGCAGCTGGAACTTTTCGCGAAGGATTTCAAGCAGAAGCGAATTAAGATGGGGTTTACTCAGGGTGATGTTGGACAAGCAATGGGTTGTCTGTATGGCAATGATTTCAGTCAAACCACCATTTCAAGATTTGAAGCACTGAACTTGAG ctttaaaaatatgatcaaGCTGAAGCCCATGCTAGAAAGATGGTTGCTGGATGCTAATAATGTGCTACGAGAATCAAAAGACG GTCAATCAGTTGTTATTCCCACTCCAATCCAACTGGATCCCATTTCCATCagcagaaaaagaaaaaagagaaCAAGCATTGATGCCAAGAAGCGGACTACTCTCGATAAACAATTTGAAAGG AATCCTAAACCTTCATCAGAGGACCTGCAAGCTATTGCAGAGGAATGTAAAATGGAGAAGGAGGTAGTTCGTGTTTGGTTTTGCAACCGACGGCAAAAGCAAAAGAGAATATCGCAGCATGAACAACAGGTGCATGAG GAGATGTCTCCACCTGACTCACCAAGAAACATGGTTGTTCCCACCACCAGCTACTCAGTGCCGTGGCAGTTTCCTAGCAATGAGGACGAACCTTCAACATCAAACAACATTCGGAGACAACCTGCAAAGGTTAACGAAATCTCCCCCATCGCCACTGTCAAATCCTTCACTCAACCACAGATAAAGCAGGAGAATCACAAGTCCTCTATGTCCTCCACTCCTCTTCCATCTCTCTTTCCACATCAGATGCTCCCATCCAATCCCAACCAGGTATCATCAACACTTCTTATTTCATCAGCAGCAGTCACAAAATCTAAGGAGATTTTTCAAGCAGTATCCGCTCGTGATCCGAAGCATAACGCTGATACAGGTTTGGGTGCGGCGTTACCAAGCCATTTGTTACCACAGCATACACTGGACAACATGGCCTACAATCCTAGGTTGGTCCAGCCAAATCACTCACGCCTACAATCTAAACAAAGCATTACCTCAGTGCCGATTCCCGCGACTACTGTATTAAATTCACTGTTCAGTTTCGGCAACTCTTTTCCAATGAGCAGCAACGTTCAACAGGCAAGAATGCCAACCAACTGTGTCAACACCGCTTTCACAATGAATTCGAAATCTAGCTCAgaaagttaa
- the LOC778732 gene encoding POU domain, class 2, transcription factor 1 isoform X2 codes for MSKATESATKERCAEGAINLSKNSRSSSVDSNNDVPEDLTGNRLKKTNGLHEKSNSNLIFVPQSIVEQHNSGQNLSAHTTATQPIPPYLHHQRVNSETGKRSYPEDDVLSIDNESEDQYQPSPDDINDLDMHRGHGYDLEEAKQLEQLELFAKDFKQKRIKMGFTQGDVGQAMGCLYGNDFSQTTISRFEALNLSFKNMIKLKPMLERWLLDANNVLRESKDGQSVVIPTPIQLDPISISRKRKKRTSIDAKKRTTLDKQFERNPKPSSEDLQAIAEECKMEKEVVRVWFCNRRQKQKRISQHEQQEMSPPDSPRNMVVPTTSYSVPWQFPSNEDEPSTSNNIRRQPAKVNEISPIATVKSFTQPQIKQENHKSSMSSTPLPSLFPHQMLPSNPNQVSSTLLISSAAVTKSKEIFQAVSARDPKHNADTGLGAALPSHLLPQHTLDNMAYNPRLVQPNHSRLQSKQSITSVPIPATTVLNSLFSFGNSFPMSSNVQQARMPTNCVNTAFTMNSKSSSES; via the exons ACTGGCAACAGGCTCAAGAAAACCAACGGCCTTCATGAAAAGAGTAACTCGAATTTAATCTTCGTACCTCAAAGTATAGTGGAACAGCATAATTCAG gtCAGAATCTCTCAGCGCATACAACCGCAACGCAACCGATTCCACCTTATCTACACCACCAACGTGTAAACTCAGAAACTGGTAAACGTTCGTATCCAGAGGACGACGTGCTTTCCATCGATAACGAGAGTGAGGACCAATACCAA cCTTCACCTGATGATATAAACGATCTGGATATGCACAGAGGACATGGATATGATTTG GAAGAAGCAAAGCAGTTGGAGCAGCTGGAACTTTTCGCGAAGGATTTCAAGCAGAAGCGAATTAAGATGGGGTTTACTCAGGGTGATGTTGGACAAGCAATGGGTTGTCTGTATGGCAATGATTTCAGTCAAACCACCATTTCAAGATTTGAAGCACTGAACTTGAG ctttaaaaatatgatcaaGCTGAAGCCCATGCTAGAAAGATGGTTGCTGGATGCTAATAATGTGCTACGAGAATCAAAAGACG GTCAATCAGTTGTTATTCCCACTCCAATCCAACTGGATCCCATTTCCATCagcagaaaaagaaaaaagagaaCAAGCATTGATGCCAAGAAGCGGACTACTCTCGATAAACAATTTGAAAGG AATCCTAAACCTTCATCAGAGGACCTGCAAGCTATTGCAGAGGAATGTAAAATGGAGAAGGAGGTAGTTCGTGTTTGGTTTTGCAACCGACGGCAAAAGCAAAAGAGAATATCGCAGCATGAACAACAG GAGATGTCTCCACCTGACTCACCAAGAAACATGGTTGTTCCCACCACCAGCTACTCAGTGCCGTGGCAGTTTCCTAGCAATGAGGACGAACCTTCAACATCAAACAACATTCGGAGACAACCTGCAAAGGTTAACGAAATCTCCCCCATCGCCACTGTCAAATCCTTCACTCAACCACAGATAAAGCAGGAGAATCACAAGTCCTCTATGTCCTCCACTCCTCTTCCATCTCTCTTTCCACATCAGATGCTCCCATCCAATCCCAACCAGGTATCATCAACACTTCTTATTTCATCAGCAGCAGTCACAAAATCTAAGGAGATTTTTCAAGCAGTATCCGCTCGTGATCCGAAGCATAACGCTGATACAGGTTTGGGTGCGGCGTTACCAAGCCATTTGTTACCACAGCATACACTGGACAACATGGCCTACAATCCTAGGTTGGTCCAGCCAAATCACTCACGCCTACAATCTAAACAAAGCATTACCTCAGTGCCGATTCCCGCGACTACTGTATTAAATTCACTGTTCAGTTTCGGCAACTCTTTTCCAATGAGCAGCAACGTTCAACAGGCAAGAATGCCAACCAACTGTGTCAACACCGCTTTCACAATGAATTCGAAATCTAGCTCAgaaagttaa
- the LOC100178157 gene encoding platelet-activating factor acetylhydrolase IB subunit beta-like — MTQMNDINVNSAVVPAPVIDMQGDGRWNSQHRIFCEQGQNKDVDILVLGDSMCRLMYNSSAWSNLKPYRCLNFGIGGDKTQNILWRLQNGELDSVTARYVVIWCGTNNVDNSASEIAEGVNAVINYVRQKLNCFVLMLGIAPRGERPNPLRSKMEEANSIIKRNIQDMSKVSYLDVGNQFLGENGILSNLDFYDFLHPTPMCYEKILSAILKQIEAFESSS, encoded by the exons ATGACACAGATGAAtgatataaatgtaaacagtGCTGTTGTACCAGCTCCTGTCATAGACATGCAAGGTGATGGGAGATGGAATTCTCAGCATCGAATATTTTGTGAGCAGGGTCAAAATAAAGATGTGGATATCTTAGTATTAG GTGATTCCATGTGCAGATTAATGTACAACAGCAGTGCTTGGAGCAATCTTAAACCATATCGCTGCTTAAATTTTGGCATTGGTGGAGACAAGACACAAAATATTCTGTGGAGATTGCAAAATGGAGAACTAGACAGCGTGACTGCAAGATATGTTGTGATATGGTGTGGAACCAATAATGTGGATAACTCTGCTTCAGAG ATTGCAGAAGGTGTGAATGCTGTGATAAATTACGTTAGACAAAAACTGAATTGTTTTGTTCTGATGCTGGGTATTGCACCAAGAGGGGAGCGGCCAAATCCTTTACGAAGCAAAATGGAAGAGGCAAACTCCATCATTAAGAGAAACATACAGGATATGTCAAAGGTGTCATATTTGGATGTTGGAAATCAGTTTCTTGGGGAAAATGGAATATTATccaatttagatttttatgattttttacacccaacaccaaTGTGTTATGAGAAAATACTTTCTGCAATCTTAAAACAGATTGAAGCATTTGAATCGTCTTCCTAA
- the LOC100175847 gene encoding small nuclear ribonucleoprotein G, whose amino-acid sequence MSKAHPPELKKFMDKKLDLKLNGGRSIQGILRGFDPFMNLVIDDGIGKRKDGSVEKIGMVVVRGNSVLMMEAVDRI is encoded by the coding sequence ATGAGCAAGGCGCACCCTCCTGAGCTTAAAAAGTTTATGGACAAGAAGttggatttaaaattaaatggcGGACGAAGCATTCAGGGAATTCTACGAGGATTTGATCCGTTCATGAACTTAGTTATTGACGATGGTATAGGCAAAAGAAAGGACGGTTCAGTTGAAAAGATCGGTATGGTTGTCGTGCGCGGAAACTCTGTATTAATGATGGAGGCTGTGGACCGGATATAG
- the LOC100178920 gene encoding DDB1- and CUL4-associated factor 5 isoform X2 yields the protein MTTARTNKSHNIYAYCKLLQNTGSDNLAHTLRQKRFQSCKNLYKRDLIVHFGCVNALEFSKKNKEYLASGGDDKRVLLWNVGETLMNPNYKPTAMETLHISNIFCLDFTADNQYLLSSGNDEQVIVHDIETRQESCAYMKEKSIFAISAHPELPTLFLTASEDGKVSLTDMRMSNTNCMADYSSALHGVMFNPTEPMLFASANSNEGAALWDIRKPKTALLRYGFPFYKERTMSVHFNKTGSLLSVLRRKRPVRIYRTHSVMPVCDFKATGYLNSCTMKSNCFAGENDEYVVSGSDDFQVYLWKIPEEIDQKKFLVEEEPSMVLKGHRSIVNQVRYNPNAQVLVSSGVEKSIKLWTSFRAPQSNGCIGRASDDVVRSLYTRNEYLRLVLQTGSPLAHDYAFEDTVEDPRMMAFFDSLLQHDMDLDLASESSDDSIDDAMQEIVQELDSPIILSDNEGEIDYLGVQAKICRLFIQAKTETPISTWKKLSFQYTSPEEVAWNMQTDG from the exons ATGACAACAGCGAGAACAAACAAATCACACAACATTTACGCATATTGCAAGTTGCTGCAAAACACTGGATCAGATAACTTGGCACACACATTAAGGCAAAAAAGATTTCAGAGCTGCAAAAACCTTTACAAACGGGATTTAATTGTACATTTTGGTTGTGTAAATGCGTTAGAATTTTCCAAGAAAAACAAGGAATATCTTGCTTCTG GAGGGGATGATAAAAGAGTGTTGCTATGGAATGTTGGGGAGACTTTAATGAACCCAAACTACAAACCAACTGCAATGGAAACTCTTCATATATCCAATATATTTTGTCTGGATTTTACAGCTGACAATCAATACCTTCTTTCATCAG GTAACGATGAGCAAGTTATTGTTCATGACATCGAAACAAGACAAGAAAGTTGTGCTTACATGaaagaaaaatcaatatttgCAATCTCGGCACACCCAGAACTTCCCACTTTGTTTCTTACAGCTTCTGAAGATGGAAAAGTTTCATTGACTGATATGAG AATGTCAAACACAAATTGCATGGCAGATTATTCTTCTGCATTACATGGAGTGATGTTTAATCCAACTGAGCCAATGCTGTTTGCTTCTGCAAATTCCAATGAAGGTGCTGCGCTATGGGACATCAGGAAACCAAAAAC GGCGTTACTTCGATATGGTTTCCCATTTTACAAAGAGAGAACCATGAGTGTTCACTTCAACAAGACGGGGTCCTTGCTGTCTGTGCTCAGACGAAAGCGTCCTGTTAGAATATACAGAACTCACAGCGTG ATGCCAGTATGCGACTTCAAAGCAACAGGGTACTTGAATTCCTGCACAATGAAAAGCAACTGTTTTGCTGGGGAAAATGATGAG TACGTTGTGTCAGGATCTGATGACTTCCAAGTTTACCTGTGGAAAATTCCAGAAGAAATTGACCAGAAAAAGTTCTTGGTAGAAGAAGAGCCCAGCATGGTTTTAAAAGGTCACAGGTCCATAGTTAATCAG gTGAGGTACAACCCAAATGCTCAAGTTCTTGTTTCATCTGGTGTAGAAAAATCAATCAAACTCTGGACATCATTTCGTGCTCCACAAAGTAACGGATGTATAGGAAGAGCATCTGATGATGTTGTCAGATCTTTGTACACCAGAAATGAGTATCTTCGCCTGGTCTTACAAAC TGGTTCTCCATTGGCGCATGACTATGCATTTGAAGACACAGTGGAAGATCCACGAATGATGGCTTTCTTTGATAGTTTGCTACAGCATGACATGGATTTAGATTTAGCAAGCGAATCTTCCGACGATAG CATTGATGATGCCATGCAAGAAATTGTTCAGGAGCTAGACAGTCCTAT CATTCTCAGTGACAATGAAGGGGAGATCGATTATTTGGGTGTTCAAGCAAAAATCTGCCGCTTATTTATTCAAGCGAAAACAGAAACACCAATATCAACTTGGAAAAA aTTGTCTTTTCAGTATACCTCACCTGAAGAAGTTGCTTGGAATATGCAAACGGATGGCTGA
- the LOC100178920 gene encoding DDB1- and CUL4-associated factor 5 isoform X1, translating to MTTARTNKSHNIYAYCKLLQNTGSDNLAHTLRQKRFQSCKNLYKRDLIVHFGCVNALEFSKKNKEYLASGGDDKRVLLWNVGETLMNPNYKPTAMETLHISNIFCLDFTADNQYLLSSGNDEQVIVHDIETRQESCAYMKEKSIFAISAHPELPTLFLTASEDGKVSLTDMRMSNTNCMADYSSALHGVMFNPTEPMLFASANSNEGAALWDIRKPKTALLRYGFPFYKERTMSVHFNKTGSLLSVLRRKRPVRIYRTHSVMPVCDFKATGYLNSCTMKSNCFAGENDEYVVSGSDDFQVYLWKIPEEIDQKKFLVEEEPSMVLKGHRSIVNQVRYNPNAQVLVSSGVEKSIKLWTSFRAPQSNGCIGRASDDVVRSLYTRNEYLRLVLQTGSPLAHDYAFEDTVEDPRMMAFFDSLLQHDMDLDLASESSDDSIDDAMQEIVQELDSPIILSDNEGEIDYLGVQAKICRLFIQAKTETPISTWKNIPHLKKLLGICKRMADVEIPLVELQQFLKSYEEERSKVESNCEAGPSNEQALKATTTENLTEMGVSSNIQGTPDKQEHCVKFQKVSNHCKKRNASSWKWKQRTLSSDEDSAGSDFDSKSNLRQINAQRKHKVKKWNPDSETSETSSKSKNSYQEIPHENTALDRLSNCTAHKDQPSNSNSAYQRSAEKLNRSIEATNNRIASVAEAMAQALEDSENDKDNNYNDQSVS from the exons ATGACAACAGCGAGAACAAACAAATCACACAACATTTACGCATATTGCAAGTTGCTGCAAAACACTGGATCAGATAACTTGGCACACACATTAAGGCAAAAAAGATTTCAGAGCTGCAAAAACCTTTACAAACGGGATTTAATTGTACATTTTGGTTGTGTAAATGCGTTAGAATTTTCCAAGAAAAACAAGGAATATCTTGCTTCTG GAGGGGATGATAAAAGAGTGTTGCTATGGAATGTTGGGGAGACTTTAATGAACCCAAACTACAAACCAACTGCAATGGAAACTCTTCATATATCCAATATATTTTGTCTGGATTTTACAGCTGACAATCAATACCTTCTTTCATCAG GTAACGATGAGCAAGTTATTGTTCATGACATCGAAACAAGACAAGAAAGTTGTGCTTACATGaaagaaaaatcaatatttgCAATCTCGGCACACCCAGAACTTCCCACTTTGTTTCTTACAGCTTCTGAAGATGGAAAAGTTTCATTGACTGATATGAG AATGTCAAACACAAATTGCATGGCAGATTATTCTTCTGCATTACATGGAGTGATGTTTAATCCAACTGAGCCAATGCTGTTTGCTTCTGCAAATTCCAATGAAGGTGCTGCGCTATGGGACATCAGGAAACCAAAAAC GGCGTTACTTCGATATGGTTTCCCATTTTACAAAGAGAGAACCATGAGTGTTCACTTCAACAAGACGGGGTCCTTGCTGTCTGTGCTCAGACGAAAGCGTCCTGTTAGAATATACAGAACTCACAGCGTG ATGCCAGTATGCGACTTCAAAGCAACAGGGTACTTGAATTCCTGCACAATGAAAAGCAACTGTTTTGCTGGGGAAAATGATGAG TACGTTGTGTCAGGATCTGATGACTTCCAAGTTTACCTGTGGAAAATTCCAGAAGAAATTGACCAGAAAAAGTTCTTGGTAGAAGAAGAGCCCAGCATGGTTTTAAAAGGTCACAGGTCCATAGTTAATCAG gTGAGGTACAACCCAAATGCTCAAGTTCTTGTTTCATCTGGTGTAGAAAAATCAATCAAACTCTGGACATCATTTCGTGCTCCACAAAGTAACGGATGTATAGGAAGAGCATCTGATGATGTTGTCAGATCTTTGTACACCAGAAATGAGTATCTTCGCCTGGTCTTACAAAC TGGTTCTCCATTGGCGCATGACTATGCATTTGAAGACACAGTGGAAGATCCACGAATGATGGCTTTCTTTGATAGTTTGCTACAGCATGACATGGATTTAGATTTAGCAAGCGAATCTTCCGACGATAG CATTGATGATGCCATGCAAGAAATTGTTCAGGAGCTAGACAGTCCTAT CATTCTCAGTGACAATGAAGGGGAGATCGATTATTTGGGTGTTCAAGCAAAAATCTGCCGCTTATTTATTCAAGCGAAAACAGAAACACCAATATCAACTTGGAAAAA TATACCTCACCTGAAGAAGTTGCTTGGAATATGCAAACGGATGGCTGATGTTGAAATACCACTTGTAGAACTGCAGCAGTTCCTAAAGTCATACGAAGAAGAAAGATCTAAAGTGGAAAGCAATTGTGAAGCTGGTCCCTCTAATGAACAAGCTTTGAAAGCGACAACTACAGAAAACTTAACAGAAATGGGAGTCTCCTCTAACATCCAGGGTACACCTGATAAGCAAGAGCACTGTGTCAAATTTCAAAAAGTTTCAAATCATTGCAAAAAAAGGAACGCAAGTAGCTGGAAatggaaacaaagaacactatCATCAGATGAAGATTCAGCTGGTAGTGACTTTGACAGCAAGTCTAATTTGCGTCAAATAAACGCTCAAAGGaaacataaagtaaaaaaatggaacCCTGATTCTGAAACATCAGAAACCTCTTCTAAAAGCAAGAACTCTTATCAGGAAATTCCACATGAAAATACTGCACTTGACAGGTTAAGCAATTGTACTGCTCATAAAGACCAACCTAGTAATTCCAATTCAGCATATCAGCGCTCAGCTGAAAAACTCAATCGTTCTATTGAAGCAACAAACAACAGAATTGCCTCTGTAGCCGAGGCAATGGCACAAGCATTAGAAGACAGTGAAAATGACAAAGACAACAATTATAATGATCAGAGTGTTTCATGA
- the LOC100175047 gene encoding LOW QUALITY PROTEIN: tetratricopeptide repeat protein 27 (The sequence of the model RefSeq protein was modified relative to this genomic sequence to represent the inferred CDS: deleted 2 bases in 1 codon) encodes MEKKELLNFELCSLSSVKEVSLQGVPESLREICQFLLKQEYDKCLQLCMKKFNGNVTSLAQLRDIMQEYSSNFSDNERHIVLYCYGVSCLQLFVQINWTGPQVQQQHPWKSEMVQNTIKEIVSGVHEQLKSDEQKIYHLTSASHYLYLAKECFNLLLETELKTVHWWLLRCHITHQQILNESTDSLLNECDDSLQRALQAEYLDLNENKSFLLQLHLEAGLVMLRFYQYKVANDHFEAAKKLAAISFNFTGALGVRTKFQQTPVSQLQFITHKEDSCDSNHSNSNKLSTCNLSLNDDTVLDKVKLVNPEEIPSVDLVPEQSAIVLAACSAMQQTSPAHRLRQEETGAILEFLLNSSSCWCVQSEALRIRCMNECDSARRVERSMTQMENLVQSVRKSEDAGHGRMDLFYSVQPPPIWKMEKDLAQLFISLGAVSSALQIYERLEMWEETVLCLLKSGRSGDAMNLINDRLKEKDDSTMWCLLGDIMQEPKHYLRAWEVSNYKNSRAMRSLGAYYASKKEFEKAVECFEKSLSILTLQVGTWFTLGCTLLALEKYEKAATAFRRCVGLEWDNFEAWSNLAASYIKCGKKVPAYKALSEAVKCNFNRWELWENYIAVSIDVGDLSAGIRAYHRLMDLKAKYLDVPILNILVKAVMEDIIDINGNPGSSLKSNVYELFGRIVSKSTTEFEVWQLYGKLYGDGVSSDTEENTKAIQHLXKALSVGXQXXXWDKDEEFVLKLIQVAHRISIACSHCSENISKQTLASIRLTLKGFSSKLKQREKAILDSTVQETFQKHISEVETYLDSVSSQLNLLNAA; translated from the exons ATGGAGAAGAAGGAATTATTGAATTTCGAACTCTGTTCGTTAAGTTCAGTAAAGGAAGTTTCTCTTCAAG gTGTTCCTGAATCATTGCGTGAAATTTGTCAATTTCTGTTAAAGCAAGAATATGACAAATGTTTACAACTTTGCATGAAAAAATTTAACGGAAATGTAACTTCACTTGCTCAACTTAGGGATATCATGCAAGAATATTCGAGTAATTTCTCTGATAATGAACG GCACATAGTATTGTACTGCTATGGAGTTTCCTGCCTTCAATTATTTGTTCAAATCAACTGGACAGGTCCACAAGTCCAGCAGCAACATCCATGGAAGTCTGAGATGGTACAAAACACG atTAAAGAAATAGTGTCTGGGGTTCACGAACAACTAAAAAGTGATGAACAGAAGATATACCACCTGACCAGTGCTTCTCACTATTTGTATTTAGCAAAGGAATGTTTTAATCTGTTGCTGGAAACTGAGCTTAAG ACTGTGCATTGGTGGTTACTAAGGTGTCATATCACTCACCAACAAATTCTTAATGAGAGTACAGACAGTTTGCTGAATGAATGCGATGATTCTTTACAACGAGCTTTGCAGGCTGAATATCTTGACTTAAATGAGAACAA ATCTTTTCTACTTCAATTACATCTTGAAGCTGGACTAGTGATGCTGCGGTTCTATCAATATAAAGTTGCAAATGATCATTTTGAAGCAGCTAAGAAACTGGCTGCTATTTCATTTAACTTTACAG GTGCCTTGGGAGTAAGGACTAAGTTTCAACAGACCCCAGTTTCACAGTTGCAGTTCATCACACATAAAGAAGATAGCTGTGAT TCAAACCACAGTAACTCAAACAAACTCTCTACCTGT AATCTTTCACTAAATGATGATACAGTCCTTGATAAAGTAAAACTTGTCAACCCAGAAGAAATTCCTTCAGTTGACTTGGTTCCTGAACAATCTGCTATTGTATTAGCTGCATG TTCAGCCATGCAACAGACCAGTCCTGCTCACAGACTAAGACAAGAGGAAACTGGAGCTATACTAGAG TTTCTACTAAATTCAAGCAGCTGCTGGTGTGTACAGTCTGAGGCACTTCGCATTCGTTGTATGAATGAGTGTGACAGTGCGCGCCGTGTCGAGCGATCCATGACACAGATGGAGAACTTAGTGCAGTCAGTGAGGAAGTCCGAAGATGCGGGCCATGGAAGAATGGACCTCTTCTATAGTGTGCAACCTCCACCAATATGGAAAATGGAG AAAGATTTAGCTCAGCTCTTCATTTCTCTGGGAGCAGTTTCAAGTGCTCTTCAGATTTATGAAAGGCTTGAAATGTGGGAGGAGACGGTCCTCTGCTTGTTAAAGTCCGGAAGATCAGGAGACGCGATGAATTTGATCAACGATCGGTTGAAAGAGAAGGATGATTCAACTATGTGGTGTTTGCTAGGAGATATAATGCAA GAGCCAAAGCACTACCTTCGAGCATGGGAAGTTTCAAACTACAAAAATTCACGAGCTATGCGCTCGCTTGGGGCATATTATGCTTCGAAAAAGGAATTCGAGAAAGCTGTTGAATGCTTTGAAAAATCTCTCAGTATCCTTACACTGCAG gtTGGAACTTGGTTCACACTTGGGTGTACATTGCTTGCTTTGGAGAAATACGAAAAAGCTGCTACAGCATTCAGAAGATGTGTTGGGCTTGAATGGGAT AATTTTGAAGCGTGGTCCAATCTGGCAGCCTCCTACATAAAGTGTGGTAAAAA aGTCCCCGCATACAAAGCTTTATCTGAAGcagttaaatgtaattttaatcGATGGGAATTGTGGGAGAATTACATAGCAGTGTCAATTGATGTGGGAGACTTAAGTGCTGGAATAAGGGCCTATCACAG GTTAATGGATTTAAAAGCGAAATACTTAGATGTTCCAATTCTAAATATATTGGTGAAAGCTGTGATGGAAGATATTATTGATATAAATGGCAATCCAG GTTCTTCACTAAAGTCAAACGTTTATGAACTTTTTGGACGAATTGTGTCAAAGTCAACAACGGAGTTTGAGGTTTGGCAACTGTATGGTAAATTGTATGGAGATGGGGTATCATCTGATACCGAAGAAAACACAAAAGCGATCCAACATCTANNCAAAGCATTGTCAGTTGGAANGCAGANNNNNNCTTGGGACAAGGATGAggaatttgtattaaaactaattcAAGTTGCCCATAGAATTTCAATTG CGTGTTCACATTGTTCTGAGAATATATCCAAACAAACACTTGCTTCTATTCGtttaactttgaaaggtttttCCTCTAAATTAAAG CAAAGGGAAAAGGCAATACTGGATTCAACAGTGCAAGAAACATTTCAGAAACACATTTCCGAAGTAGAAACTTATTTGGACTCTGTTTCAtcacaattaaatttattaaacgcTGCCTGA